Proteins encoded within one genomic window of Etheostoma cragini isolate CJK2018 chromosome 21, CSU_Ecrag_1.0, whole genome shotgun sequence:
- the hexdc gene encoding hexosaminidase D, whose protein sequence is MTSPWPKGTKLVHLDLKGAPPRVEYLHRLIELFSQLGVDGLLVEYEDMFPYEGGLKLLQATAQPAYSREEVLSMQEFATSKGMEVIPLVQTFGHMEFVLKHRPLWSLREMGHCVSTLNPHKEEGFRLVMEMLRQVVELHPGLNTLHIGADEVYMLGEGEESKLWLASPGRTVEQLFLSHVTKVARAVKEAWPHMTIIMWDDMMRGMTQDTLKASGLVGLVQPMLWDYTPNLDVDTTVSLLEKYCSAGMSELWAASSFKGSTSVYTCVPSTQRHVDNHVQWLKVAASLSAAVKLQGIAITGWQRYDHLSVLCELMHVALPSLAACLQTLDHGQFSAEAQSRVTERLGIPSVEVDAIGRTSADDSLFPGRKLAELTVELNSLLNSEDVRFFENNMYVRGWFSPFQRQRKMVSPLITMQIHSQASTYLATLQEKAGAVREEMVRLYPNSTAQEWMEEHVSPVVAPLQRITEDISACLNQMVP, encoded by the exons ATGACATCTCCTTGGCCTAAAGGAACGAAACTAGTTCACCTGGATTTGAAAGGCGCCCCCCCGAGGGTAGAATACCTTCATAGG CTGATCGAGCTGTTCTCTCAGCTGGGAGTGGACGGCCTGCTGGTGGAGTATGAGGACATGTTTCCTTATGAGGGGGGGCTGAAGCTGCTGCAGGCAACAGCACAGCCTGCTTACAG CCGAGAGGAGGTATTATCCATGCAGGAATTTGCCACATCTAAGGGCATGGAGGTCATCCCACTGGTGCAGACATTTGGTCACATGGAG TTTGTGTTGAAGCATCGGCCCTTGTGGAGCCTGAGAGAGATGGGGCACTGTGTGAGCACCCTGAACCCCCACAAAGAGGAAGGGTTTAGGCTGGTGATGGAGATGCTGAGGCAGGTGGTGGAGCTGCATCCCGGCTTAAATACACTGCACATTGGAGCAGATGAg GTGTACATGCTCGGCGAGGGGGAGGAGTCCAAACTGTGGTTGGCCTCACCTGGACGTACAGTGGAGCAACTTTTCCTGAGTCATGTAACCAAGGTGGCGCGGGCCGTCAAGGAGGCATGGCCACACATGACCATCATAATGTGGGATGATATGATGAGAGGCATGACCCAGGACACGCTAAAAG CTAGTGGCCTAGTGGGACTCGTCCAGCCCATGTTGTGGGACTACACCCCTAATCTGGATGTGGACACAACTG TGTCTCTGCTGGAGAAGTACTGCAGTGCGGGTATGTCGGAGCTGTGGGCTGCCAGCTCCTTCAAAGGCTCCACCAGTGTTTACACCTGTGTGCCCAGCACACAGAGACATGTGGACAACCATGTGCAGTGGCTGAAGGTGGCTGCTTCTCTATCTGCTGCTGTGAAACTGCAGGGCATCGCCATCACAGGCTGGCAAAG GTATGACCACCTGTCGGTGTTGTGTGAGCTGATGCACGTGGCTCTTCCATCGCTAGCAGCCTGTCTCCAGACCCTGGACCATGGGCAGTTCAGTGCCGAGGCCCAGAGCCGAGTAACTGAGAGACTGGGTATCCCCTCAGTGGAGGTAGACGCCATTGGGAG GACTTCTGCAGACGACTCGCTGTTCCCAGGAAGGAAGCTGGCTGAGTTAACTGTGGAGCTCAATTCACTGCTGAACTCGGAGGACGTACgcttttttgaaaacaacat GTATGTAAGAGGATGGTTCAGCCCCTTCCAACGACAGAGGAAAATGGTATCTCCCCTCATCACCATGCAGATCCACAGCCAAGCATCCAC GTATTTGGCTACGCTACAAGAGAAGGCGGGGGCAGTGAGAGAGGAGATGGTGCGTCTATATCCAAATTCAACAGCCCAGGAGTGGATGGAGGAACATGTTAGCCCTGTAGTGGCTCCTTTACAGAGGATAACAGAGGACATCAGCGCCTGCCTGAATCAGATGGTGCCGTAG